The Shewanella algae DNA segment TGTAGCCCAGAGCTACCCCCTGGCCATGGGCCGCCGCCTGCAGTACCAGAGATGAGTGGCTGAATATCGGCCCCTGGTTCACATTGACATCCGTTACGCCGCATTGGCGGAACCAGGCCTGCCAATCATGACGGCTCATATCGTGCAGCAGGGTATGATATTTAAGATCGGCGGGCTTTTCCAATGGCTTGGGGCCGTTGAGCAGCATTGGCGAGCATACGGGGATCAACACTTCGTTGCGCAGTTTGTCGGCCCTGAGCCCGGGCCAGTTGCCCTGACCATAGTAAATCGCCACATCCACATCGTCGGACAGGGCGCTGAACTCGGCATCCACCGCCTTGATCCGCACATCGATATCGGGATTCTTCTCACTGAATTTTGCCAGACGCGGCACCAGCCACTGAATGGCAAAGCTGGGCGACATGCTGACAGTCAAGGAACCCACGGCGCTACGAGCCAGCAGCCGGTCAGTGGCATCCGACAGTTGGGTAAAAATATCCTTGATATCGAGGAAGTAGCTTTGCCCTTCTTCGGTCAGTAACAGCGAGCGGTTCTTTCGGCGAAATAATTTTAATCCCAGAAAGTCTTCCAGCGCCTTGATTTGATGACTCACTGCGGCCTGGGTAACGAACAATTCTTCGGCGGCGCGGGTAAAGCTCAAATGCCTTGCTGCTGCCTCGAACGCCTTGACCGCATTCAGCGGAGGGAGTCGTTTTGACATAGTGATCCACTTCTCATTTTTTAATTAGTTTTTCTAATCCAGATTGTTACATTTTATCGTTTGTTAAAGCCAGCGCTTTTGGTTAAATTTTGCGCCGAAAAGTTGAATATTCAGACAATCTCTGAGCAGTCGAAGGGAAGGTCTGACACTGGCACTCAGTGCCCGTTCTCACCCGGAGGCATCCCATGTTGAACTTTAAATCCGCTTTTGTGCTCCTGCTGTTTGGCATGAGCACCAGCGCCGTGGCTGCGGAAAGTCTTTCTGCACCGGCGCAAGCTCGTCCTCTGCCAAGAGTCGCTGTCGAAGCACCTGCGGTGCAGATAGACTTCAAACTCCTTGAGCAGGAGCTGAGCCGTAACATTGCCGCCAACAGCGAAGAGCTCAGAACCCATGCGCTGGACGAGCCGACACTGCTGTTGGCCGAAGACGCTGCAGCCAGTCCATCAAAAGTTCAGCTTAACTGAGCCCCATTGGATTTCGCTGAACGTCAGCAGCAAAAAAGCCGCTTCGAGAGAGGCGGCTTTTTGTTTATCAGGGGCGGTAAACCTTGACGTTACCGTGCCCTTGCTCCTGAAGGTAGAGCGCCTGCAGTTTACTCATAACACCGCGGTCGCAATAGAGCAGATAGGTCTTGCTGCCATCAAGCTCGGCAAAGGCGCTGGCCAGCTTGAAGAAAGGAATATGAACTATCTCGACACCTTCCAGTTGCAGCGGCTTGCTCTCTTCCTCTTCCGGCGCCCTGATATCCAGCACCACTTCACCCTGACCGACACTGGCGACGGTTTCGGTTTCCGTTACTTTGGTATCCATGTCGGTTGCTATCTCCCGAATATCCATGACCACGGCATCGGCGATAATCCGGTCCAGCAAATCTTCGGAAAACTTGGTTTCCTCGGCTTCAACCTTGGACAACACCGCCTTGACCGTGGGTTTTTGTGAAATCACGCCGCAGTATTCAGGCATGGACTTGGCAAAGTCTTCCGTACCTATCTTGCGGCTCTCGTTGATGATGTCCTGCTTGTCCATGGTGATCAAAGGTCTGAGGATCAGGGTATCGACACAGCGGTCAATCACATTGAGGTTGGTCAAGGTTTGGCTGGATACCTGTCCCAGGCTCTCACCTGTGACCAGTGCCTGAACCCCCATACGCTCCGCCACCCTGGCGGCGGCGCGCATCATCATCCGCTTGAGTATGACGCCCATCAGGCCATTGTCTATACGCTCGAGGATTTCGGCCACTACGGGCTCAAAGGGAACGGTCACAAACTTGACTTTATGCGACTCGCCATAGGTCTTCCACAAATGGTGCGCCACCTGCTTGACCCCGATTTCGTGCTGGGCGCCGCCCAGGTTGAAGAAGCAGTAGTGGGTACGGGAACCCTTCTTGATAAATTGGAAACTGGACACCCCAGAGTCAAAACCGCCGGAGATCAGGGACAGCACATCTTCCTGGGTCGCGATCGGGAATCCACCAAGCCCGGGGATCTTTCTCTCCACCAGGTAGAGTTTGTCGTTGTTGATCTCCAGATGAATGGTCATATCCGGGTCTTTGAGGCGCACACCGGCCGCTTCGGTAAACTGGTTCAGGCCACCACCTACGTAACGCTCCACATCCTGCGAACTGAAGTCGTGCTTGCCGCTGCGCTTGGCGCGGACACAGAAGGTCTTACCCGCCAGCTCGTCGGCATACACCTTGAGCGCATGCTGGTAGATATCATCAACGGTTTCAAAGCTGTATTCATTGACCTGGCTGATGGTAGAAATCCCGGGGATACAAGCCAGACGCTCGGCAAAAACTTGTTTTAGCTGGGGTTTGTCTTTGGGAACCTGCACCATAATCCGATCCCACTGGCGGGTAACGGCAGCGTCTTCATCCACTTTTTTGAGTACATTGCGGATATTGGACTCGAGCATCTTGGTAAAACGCATTCTTACCGGTTTGCTCTTCATCATGATTTCTGGATACAGCTTTACGATAAACTTCATGGGGATCCCGAGGAAAAAAATTTCAAACAGCAATCGTGGGATTA contains these protein-coding regions:
- a CDS encoding transcriptional regulator GcvA: MSKRLPPLNAVKAFEAAARHLSFTRAAEELFVTQAAVSHQIKALEDFLGLKLFRRKNRSLLLTEEGQSYFLDIKDIFTQLSDATDRLLARSAVGSLTVSMSPSFAIQWLVPRLAKFSEKNPDIDVRIKAVDAEFSALSDDVDVAIYYGQGNWPGLRADKLRNEVLIPVCSPMLLNGPKPLEKPADLKYHTLLHDMSRHDWQAWFRQCGVTDVNVNQGPIFSHSSLVLQAAAHGQGVALGYSVLARPDIKAGRLVCPFQEVLVSKDAYYLVCQQKHAELGKIVAFREWMLDMFAEESRSELLPG
- the thiI gene encoding tRNA uracil 4-sulfurtransferase ThiI produces the protein MKFIVKLYPEIMMKSKPVRMRFTKMLESNIRNVLKKVDEDAAVTRQWDRIMVQVPKDKPQLKQVFAERLACIPGISTISQVNEYSFETVDDIYQHALKVYADELAGKTFCVRAKRSGKHDFSSQDVERYVGGGLNQFTEAAGVRLKDPDMTIHLEINNDKLYLVERKIPGLGGFPIATQEDVLSLISGGFDSGVSSFQFIKKGSRTHYCFFNLGGAQHEIGVKQVAHHLWKTYGESHKVKFVTVPFEPVVAEILERIDNGLMGVILKRMMMRAAARVAERMGVQALVTGESLGQVSSQTLTNLNVIDRCVDTLILRPLITMDKQDIINESRKIGTEDFAKSMPEYCGVISQKPTVKAVLSKVEAEETKFSEDLLDRIIADAVVMDIREIATDMDTKVTETETVASVGQGEVVLDIRAPEEEESKPLQLEGVEIVHIPFFKLASAFAELDGSKTYLLYCDRGVMSKLQALYLQEQGHGNVKVYRP